AGCGTCACAAAAGAGCTCCATCTTTTTACCTTGCACGAACCTGTCTCGAACGTTAAGCCGCATTCTCGAAATAACGACTTAACTACCGGACGTAACGGATTTGTCCAGTCGTCTGCTCGTCAATTCGCTAGTGACAATCCTACGATCAACCATGCCTCCACGTCTTACGCGCTTCGCAGCGCTTCCAATCCGAGCACCCCCGACCGTCTCGCTGCGCGTGAAAGTCGCGAGATACAGCACCGCTCCCGAAGATGCCGTGATCCAAACACAATATGTTCCTGCGCCTGGATCTGGAAATATTCGCGTTCTCCTTCTGAACAGACCTAATGCTCGAAACGCACTATCCCGGAGTCTCCTGACCTCGCTGGCTCAGCATGTGCAGTCGATCTCGTCTGAAGGTGGCAACGGGCCGACCAGAGCTCTGGTTATCGGCAGCAATACTGATACAGCGTTTTGCGCGGGCGCTGACTTGAAAGAGAGGTTACATATGTCGAAGGATGAGTGCGTGCTCTCTACTTTTTCTGCGAGTTGCCGCGAGGCTAGAACCAAGGCTAATCAATTGACTCGAACAGGACGAACGCATTTTTGGCAAAGTTGAGAGGTACATTTCGCGACCTTGCAGCTCTCCAAGTTCCTACGATCTCTGCCCTTTCTTCAACGGCGCTAGGAGGTGGCCTCGAGCTTGCCCTCTGCACACATTTCCGCGTCTTCGGTTCAAACAGCACTGTCGGCCTTCCCGAGACAAAGCTCGCAATTATCCCAGGCGCAGGTGGCACATATCGTCTTCCCTCAATTGTCGGTGTGAACCGTGCTCGGgacctcatcctcactggACGCCGTGTTACCGCGCCTGAAGCCTACTTCATGGGACTGTGTGATCGATTGGTCGAGATACTtcccgaggaggagaagaaggacggtGGCGCGCGTGATAAGGTGTTACGTGAGAGTATCAAGCTTGCTATGGATATCTGCGATGGCGGTCCTATCGCTATCAATCAGGCGTTGAAGGCAGTGAACGGGTTCGAGAAGGGTGAGGTTGCAGAGAATGAGGCTTATGATGGCGTCGTTGAGACAGAGGACAGACGCGAAGCTCTTCTTGCATTTgcggagaaaagaaagcctgCGTTTCGGGGACGGTAGGTGCGTAGGTAAGTGATTGGGCGGATGCTTGAGCTCAGCTGTATGTATACCATCTTTTAGAAGTGCTTATACTGGAATAATGAATGAATTTCCTGGGCATCAGGAATGTTTTCAGTCAAAACATTTAACCTTTATGATTTTAGGATGTGGGAAGGCTCATCATGCGAGCAAAATTCACTTTCACTCGCATAGTGTTCGCACAAATTCAAATGAATCTTTGTTCCAATTTTATGCATTACAAAACTTCCATCTGCTTGCCTACTTCTCTGCTGGCTATCTATCGCTCCTTCCTTCTGTTTCCACCATCCATCCgacttcctccttcctcaaccgTTCGCCCCTAACCACCTGCGCCGGCATTCACCCTCGTCTATCACCCAACACCCAAGATGCCACTAAGAAACCAAGCACGCAAACGCAAGCATCAGTACTCAGTCAATGATGAGTCAAAAGTAGTAGGAAGACGAACGACCAGAAAAACCGGAGACAGCTCAACTTGCTGCGACCCTTTTGCGCGTTTGAATGAAGACATTACCAACATCATCTTCGGTCTGCTTCCTACAGACGACTTAATACGCCTGGAAAGGGTGAACAGAACTTGGAAAGCCTCCATCAAAGCTTGGGTTGAAGTTTTTGGTATCCGTACTCGCTTTCCACTGAGCTGGGTGCCGGTCTCTCTTCGAGATCCTGCCCACACATCCAATGACACTTGTTACGATCTCTTCAAGCAGCGTGGTATTTATTTCCGGAGCTGTATTTCCCAATAAAGGCAAATACTGATGCGAGAAGCCCGCCGGGCATATCTGATACAGAACGGCCGTCCTACTAAAGTGACCAAATTGGTGAACGCTGGAAAGGTTGCGTCGGGGGGAGACCACATTGTATGGTCAGCGGAACTAGGCTTGTCAGGAACACATATCTTCTGGCAATATTTTCCACGGACAAAGCCAGGCTGTAAAACTCGACCAGAGCTGATTTCCACCAATCGTTTCCTCGAGGGGTCTATTGTCCTGGAATTGTTCATCAATGAGGACGGTGCTTTTCTTGTACATCTCCAGGTACCGGAGGCAAGTTTGCCTGATAGGTGAGGAAAGAGCCCTTCAGTCGACCTTTGGGATGGTGCGGCTAAATGTTTGCTAGGTACGTTGTATACTCGACGACCGAGAAAAAGATTCTATGGAGCAAATATTTCGACGGCCCCGGCACATCCGGGCGACCCATTCCGATTCTCCTTGGAAAGAGTTCAATCTATTGTATGAGGGAGATCGAGGATGAATATACGATATACACGTACGACATTAGATCCGGCAAATTTCTCTACGAATCGCCTAAATATCCTCTATATCCGATGCACCGGACGACAACT
The nucleotide sequence above comes from Aspergillus puulaauensis MK2 DNA, chromosome 3, nearly complete sequence. Encoded proteins:
- a CDS encoding putative mitochondrial methylglutaconyl-CoA hydratase (Auh) (COG:I;~EggNog:ENOG410PJME;~InterPro:IPR001753,IPR029045,IPR014748;~PFAM:PF00378,PF16113;~go_function: GO:0003824 - catalytic activity [Evidence IEA]) codes for the protein MPPRLTRFAALPIRAPPTVSLRVKVARYSTAPEDAVIQTQYVPAPGSGNIRVLLLNRPNARNALSRSLLTSLAQHVQSISSEGGNGPTRALVIGSNTDTAFCAGADLKERLHMSKDETNAFLAKLRGTFRDLAALQVPTISALSSTALGGGLELALCTHFRVFGSNSTVGLPETKLAIIPGAGGTYRLPSIVGVNRARDLILTGRRVTAPEAYFMGLCDRLVEILPEEEKKDGGARDKVLRESIKLAMDICDGGPIAINQALKAVNGFEKGEVAENEAYDGVVETEDRREALLAFAEKRKPAFRGR